One window of Rhodospirillaceae bacterium genomic DNA carries:
- a CDS encoding maleate cis-trans isomerase, whose product MDWKKKLGFIVPSWNTVMEYECQRLAPEGVSTHFTRIKHTDDEEETLLHMLTEVPDLADLLGHASLDAICFGCTGGSFVRPGMDQEIIEVIKERTGIPATTTSTALVEAMRAMDISRVAIASPYPKWLNERLVAYLEDKGIKTVTEKGLDTECPAFLGPENSMKLAREVDSPEADGIFISCTNFRALEGVEELEDELGKPVLTSNTTAMWHTLLTSGYDVPTSGGGRLLAGGS is encoded by the coding sequence ATGGACTGGAAGAAAAAACTGGGATTTATCGTACCCTCGTGGAACACAGTGATGGAATACGAGTGCCAGCGACTTGCACCGGAAGGCGTCTCTACTCATTTCACCCGGATAAAACACACCGACGATGAGGAGGAAACCCTTCTTCACATGCTCACCGAGGTGCCAGATCTGGCTGACCTTCTTGGCCACGCGAGCCTAGATGCCATCTGCTTCGGATGCACGGGTGGCAGCTTCGTGCGCCCCGGCATGGATCAGGAGATCATTGAGGTAATCAAAGAACGGACCGGCATCCCCGCCACGACAACATCGACTGCTCTTGTCGAGGCCATGCGCGCGATGGATATCTCCCGCGTTGCCATTGCCTCACCGTATCCGAAATGGCTCAACGAGCGGCTGGTCGCCTATCTCGAAGATAAGGGAATAAAAACCGTTACCGAAAAAGGGCTCGACACGGAGTGCCCGGCGTTCCTGGGGCCCGAGAATTCGATGAAGCTTGCTCGCGAGGTGGATTCGCCCGAGGCAGACGGCATCTTCATCAGCTGCACAAATTTTCGCGCCTTAGAGGGCGTAGAGGAACTTGAGGACGAACTTGGCAAGCCTGTGCTAACAAGCAACACGACGGCGATGTGGCACACCCTGCTCACATCGGGGTACGATGTGCCCACCTCGGGTGGCGGGCGGCTCTTAGCGGGCGGCTCTTAA